GATTTATATCGTTGGGAAGTATGTCTGCGAGAAACTGTTATTGTTGGTTTAGTCGGTGCTGGTGGTTTAGGAAGGTTACTCACCGAACAACTCAGTAGTTTTGATTATCAAAAAGTAGTAGTAACTTTGGGCTGTTTTGTCTGGTTAACTTTTGTGGTAGATTGGCTGAGTGGGCTAGCTAGACGAGGGCTGCGCTGATAACTTTCGGTGTTGCTGAATTGAAGACCTTGGTCTATTTTACTGTTATCCGTATTCTCTACGCTATTCGCTTCTTCCGCAAGTTCGATCTGTTTTTGTCCCGATTTGAGGTAAAATTCTTTCTTAAGCAAGAAAGCGATCGCACTTAAGTGCGATCGCCTTCTGAAGTTAGATTTAGACGCATCCCATTCTTAACAATTCTCAATTAGCATTCCTTTTGCTTGCGCTTGATTAATCCGGTAGCACCTAAAGCACCAAAAGCGAGTAAACTTAAGACAGTAGCGGGTTCGGGAACTGTTTCTGCTTCTTGGTATTGCAAGTAAGCAACAGCACCACTTCCAGGAAGGGTAACGTCGAGTTTAACTACATTCTCCAAGTTAAAAGCATACTCTCTCAAAGAGTTGTTTTTCGGACGACTGGGGTTAAGAAGAGTTACTCCAGCATCGCTGTCATTAAGATTACTAAAGACTTGTGTTAAACCATCAGCGAAAGTAAACTCAAATTTAGGCAGACCAGCTTCATCCAAATCTAGCAAAGCAATATTTTCAAACAAAACACTGCCTAAGCTAGAAAAATCAAAGGTAAATGTACCTCTACCATTATTATCATCCGGTTCTGCACCAGCACCAAGATTTTCTTGGATAATTAAAACATTACCTTGAGAGTCAGTACCAAAAGCAGCACCAGTTGCTAAGTCAGGATCGTCACCAGTACAAGTATTTCCTGAGCAATCACTATTGTACAGCCATAACTCTTTGGTACTAGAGCTAAATTTAACGCCATAATCAGCTTCCCACTGGTCGGTAACAGCAACGCCAGTACCAGGTGCAACTGCTTCGTCAAAATCAATTTTAACAGCTAAAGCCGAGTCTGCACCGAAAAGACCTAGTGCGGCGATCGCACTTCCTACTGCTAACTTAGTTAATTGCTTTGCTTGACTCATAAACGTTTGTTTCCTTGTTTTTCAAGTCCCTTAAATCCTTTGTATCAGGAAATCGAGGCTAATAAATCAAGTTATTGTAAAGATTCAGTGAAAATACTATCAAGTTTGATTTTTTCTTTGACCATAAATCTAACTAAATTTAAAATTATTTGATTTAATTAGGCGATCGCTTTAACTTAAAACTACTTGACAATTTTAGTCATTTTTCAGCTAGATTAGCAAAATCAACCAATTTTCAACGATATAGAAACCAACTAAGGTAATCTCCCCAAGCCACTCACCAACTGAGTTTGATACATCTAGCTTAAATTGTCGCCTGCAACCGGGCTGATAACAACCTATTTTACTTTGGTCAGAATTTTCTCTTCTAGTTAACAAAAGTAAGCAATTGACAACGGGAAAACAACAAAATTCAGCTTACTTGATGGTTGAGCCAAATTCAGTAATTTTGCTTAAACACTAGCTTAAAACAAACTCAGGAAGCATACAACTGCATCACCTCGGTTAATCCCATCCGCGAAGAGACACCGAGAGTAAGAGGTGAAACATCTCCTTTCTGGAAACGATCTGCGGCTGCACAAGCGATCATTGCTGCATTATCCGTGCAAAGCTTTAAAGGTGGGAAAAAAACGCGCAAGTCATGAGTTTCTGCTGCTGCTTGTAAATGCTGTCTCAAACCACTATTCGCGGCTACCCCACCACCAACAACAATCGTCTTTAAACCATAGTCTAAAGCACAAGCGATCGTTTTCTTCGTTAGCGATCGCGCCACTGTCTCTTGAAAACTAGCCGCTACGTCAGCCACAGGGACTTCTCCCCTCTCTTGTGCTAATTTTTGCACTAATCGCAAAACAGCCGTCTTCAAGCCGCTAAAACTCGAATCATAGGGATGATATCCACCATCGGGTAAGGAAACTCTGCCTTCGGGTAAAGCAAAGGCTCGTGGATTCCCCTCCTTTGCCAATTTATCAATTACTGGACCTCCCGGATAACCCAAATCCAACAATCTCGCTACCTTATCAAAAGCTTCACCTGCCGCATCGTCACGAGTCCTCCCCAAAGTTTCGTATATACCACAATCTTTGACATAAATCAAGCTCGTGTGACCGCCAGAAACCAATAAACATAAAAAAGGCGGCTCTAGATCGGGTTGGGCAAGATAAGAAGCGTAAATATGACCTTCCAGGTGATGAACGCCTAAAAACGGCTTTTCACGAACTATAGCCAAACTTTTTGCTGTCATTACCCCCACCAATAAAGCCCCCACCAACCCTGGCGCACAAGTTGCTGCTATACCATCAATAGCATCCCATGTCAAGTCAGCTTCAGCGAAAGCGCGATCGACACAAAAATTAATACTTTCTAAATGTTGACGAGAAGCCACCTCTGGAACCACGCCCCCGTATTGACGATGAATCTCAATCTGCGAGGCAACGACACTACTTAAAACTTTACGATTATTTACAATTGCGACGGCTGTTTCGTCACAACTTGTTTCTAATGCTAAAATTGCTGCCATTTTTGAAGAACTTAAATAAAAAAGCTACATTTAGTGACTGTTACTTTACTCAATTAACCACTCAGAGTAAGATTGCTTCTGTGTACAAATGATAACTCGATCTTTTTGTACAAATAACTTATTGTTTCGTAACAAAAGGAAACAATCTATGGCAAAAATATTGGCTTTCTTACTTGCATTCGTACTGTGGTTTGGCTTTGCGCCCACAGCAAATGCTGATGTGGCAGGATTAGTACCTTGTAGCGAATCTCCGGCTTTTCAGTCACGAGAATTCCGCAATACCACGGCAGACCCAGCATCCGGACAAAAGCGCAAAGAGCGTTACTCCGAAGCATACTGCGGTCCTGAAGGTTTACCCCACTTGATTGTAGACGGTCGCATCTCTCGTGCTGGCGACTTTATCATTCCTAGCATCCTCTTCCTGTATATTGCAGGCTGGATTGGTTGGGTTGGTCGTGCTTATTTGAGAACAGTCAGAGAAGATAAGAACTCTGAAATGAAAGAAATCATCATTGATGTGCCTTTAGCAATCAAATTTATGCTCAGTGGTTTCGCTTGGCCCCTCGCAGCGCTAGGACAACTAGCTTCTGGCGACTTAACCGCCAAAGAAACCGAAATTCCCGTTTCACCGCGCTAATTCTTTTCTTGAGTTTATATTTCGGAGCATAAAAGATGAAAAATTTCTTGACCTTTCTTTCCACCGCACCCGTGTTGTTCATGGCTTGGATGACAATTACTGCGGGAATTTTGATTGAATTTAACCGCTTTTTTCCAGACTTGCTTTTCCACCCAATGCCTTAGAGGTATTTGGTTAATGGTTGGGAGTCGAGAATAGAGAGTTTGTTTGCTGAACTCGCGATCGCGCGATCGCGAGTTTTTGTTATGATTTGGTAATTGGGAATTAAAATGACGACATTTTGGTAATATCAATAATCGAGAACGATCGCTGTTTTTCGAGTTGGTAAATTCGCTGGCGTAAATTGATGATTTCCTGAGAGTAATATTCTTGGCGCGATCGTTCAGTTGCTAAGTCTAATTTGTTCCACATTTCTACACAGTAACGTTTCCTTCCTTCCAAAACTGCTTGTTCGAGAGAATTCAAAGCAGCACGCATAATTAAAGGTGTACGGTCGATATCTTCTCCTTGTTTCCCGGTAATCTCTTCATCAATGTAAAACAATTGACTTACTTGGGTCATTTCTTCGGGATATTCTAACATTCGGTTTTGCACTTGAGAAATTAATTGATTTTCTTTATCTCCTAATAACTCTGGTTGTTCTGCTTGTAATTCGAGGATTTTTTCCCACAAAAAACTATGAGCATAAGAAAGGAAATTTAGGTCTTTTTCTTCAAGATTATTAATAATTTCTTCGCGATATTTCGGACAATGTAAATAAATTCTCAGCAATAAAGATTCCGCGACTCGAACCAAACTTTTTTGCTTATCAACGGGACGATTGATTGGTTCGCGCTCTTTCTTAATTTCAGGACGTAATTCGGGTTTCTTCAGTTGAATTAGTAAGTTTTTCCGGTTAAAATCAACGAGTTGAGAGTCTTTACCAGCAAGCAATTCAGCGCACTTTTGCAGATAATAGGTGCGTCCGTGAGGATTTTCCATACGGTTAAGTAACTTAACCATCGCCGCAGCCACTTGTTGATATTCGTAAGCATCTTTAAGATTTTTATCTACCAATAATTGCTGAAGTTGCCAATCCAACCACAAAGGAGAATTAGCGATTAAATAACGATATTTATCCACCGCGTCAGGACTAGATTTAAGAAATTCATCAGCATCTTTGCCATCAGGAAGATGAAGAATTCGCAATTGAACTTGTCCCGAATAAACTAAAGATTCAATTTCCGTAATTGCTCTTTGCGTCGCCGTAGTTCCCGCCGAATCCGCATCAAAATTAAGGATAACTTGTTTCGATTCGCTGTAGCGCAAAAGTAACTTAAGTTGATTTTCCGCTAAAGCAGTACCAAGAGAAGCAACCACATTAGTAATACCTACCGCATGAAGCGCGATCGCGTCAAAATATCCTTCCACAACGATCGCACAATCTTGCTTACTAATTTCATTTTTCGCTCGATTTAGCGCAAATAACGTCTTACTCTTATCAAAAAGTTGAGTTTCCGGAGAATTGAGATACTTAGGTTGTTCGTCACCGAGAGATCTTCCCCCAAAACCGATAATTCTCCCTTGATAATCATTAATCGGAATCATCAAACGATCTCGAAAGCGATCGATATAACCATCCCCCGACTTACGCGGTTTAATCAACCCCGCTTGTTCAACCAAACCCACCGGATAACGTTTCGCTTCCACCAAATAACGAGATAAAGTATCCCATCCCGCAGGTGCATAACCCAAACCAAACTGCTGAATAGTCGCTTCACTAAATTTTCGCTGAGACTGCAAATAAGCTAAAACAGACTCTCCCTGTGGTTGACGTAAAGCGTGTTGGTAAAAACTTGCAGTGACAGCCAAAATCTCATAGAGTTGCTCTCGGATTGATAACTGACGCTGAAATTCTTGATGTTCTTCCGGTGCTAAAGTTTGGATCGGGACTTGGTAACGTCGCGCGAGATCGAAAACTACCTCAGCAAACGATCGCTTATCGAGTTCAGTAAAGAATTTAAAGACATTCCCACTCGCACCGCAACCAAAACAGTGATACAACTGTTTGCTAGGACTGACAGTGAAACTCGGAGTCTTTTCCTCATGAAAAGGACACAAACCCTTAAACTCCCGTCCACTTTTACGCAGAATTACGCGATCGCTAATCGCTTCAACAATATCAACTCGTTGCTTAACTTCTTCAATTGTATTGGGATGTAGCCGAGGAACTTCCATATTGATTAGGGATTAGGGATTGGGGATTGGGGATTAGGGATTGGGGATTAGGGATTAGGGATTGGGGATTAGGTTCAGTTATCAGTTTATCTTCCCCATCCTCCCCATCTTCCCCATCCTCCCCCTCTCCCCATCTTCCCATCTTCCCCTCTTCCCCAATGACGTAGATTAATCTAAGTTAGAAACAATCTATTCCTTCTTGAGTGAACTAATGTTAAAGATTTACTATCCGGCTGGGGGTTAAAAAGAAAAATATGGGTAGAATTTTCCTTTCCGCAGGACATGGTGGTGTTGAAGCAGGAAGAATCGATCCGGGAGCGATCGCGGGTGGAACTACTGAAGCACAGCAAATGATCTTACTCCGAGATCAGATTGTACCGGAATTGCGATCGCGTGGTTTTGAGGTTTTTTACGTCCCTGACGATCTTAGTTTACGCCAAACTATCGACTGGATTAACATCCGGGCGCGTAATGATGATGTAGCTTTAGAAATTCACGCTGATGCTTTTTCTAATCCCGATGTACGCGGCGCGAGTGTATTTTACATTGCTGGTAACAATGCCCGCAAAAAACACGCTGAATTGCTGCTAGTTTCCTTATTACGGCGCGTCCCTCAGCTACCGAGTAGGGGGGTAAAGCCCGATACAGCTACGGCGGTAGGAAGCTTAGGTTTTTGTCGTCAAGTGGCGATTCCCTCGCTACTGATGGAAGTTGGTTTCCTGACTAATCCAGAAGATCGGGCGTTACTGAGAAATCAACGTCGGGAAATTGCGATGGGTATCGCTGATGGGTTAGCTGGTTGGAGTCGCGATGTTTCGGGAGTCGAACCACCTCCTGCTTATCCAGCGATTAATATTCGCGTGAACGGTCAAACTTACGCCGAACAGGGAATTCTCATTAACAATAACTCCTACATCCCCATTGATTTAGTAGACCGTTTGGGAGTCGATTTAACTCAAGAACCGACAATTCGTTTAGTTGAGTATCGCGGTGTGGTTTATGTCAAGGCTGTGGAATTACGCGATTTCAATGTTTCCATAAGCTGGGATAATGCCACTCGCAGTGTAGTTTTGCGTACCAACTTACAAATTTGTCCTGGTCAACTCGACCGCATTATGGGACATGGAAACACTTCTGAGGTACAGTTGATTGTCTTTTTGAAAGCGAATAACGAAAACGCCTTAACTTTGTTTCCCGACTTACCGAAACTTTACCGCGAAGAAGCTTCTATTGAGGGTGTGAACTACGATATCGCTTTCTCGCAAATGTGTTTGGAAACTAATTTCCTACGTTTTGGTGGTTCTCTCAGACCTTCTCAAAATAATTTTGCCGGATTGGGGACAGTTGGTGGCGGTTCCGAAGGGGCAACTTTTCCCAGTGCGAGGATTGGTGTTCGGGCGCACATCCAACATTTAAAAGCTTATGCTAGTGTTGAGCCTTTAGTGCAAGAGTTGGTTGACCCTCGCTTCGAGTTTGTCACTAGGGGAATTGCGCCATTGGTACAACAACTTTCCGGACGTTGGACAGCAAATCCGAACTACGGCGAACAAATTATGGCGATCGTGCGTCGTCTTTATGAATCGGCTAATTTGTTGTAATCATTCTGTCATTTAATTTTGTAGAGACGTAGCAATGCTACGTCTCTTTTAAATCATAATTAAGTTCACGCTTCTTTGAAAAATCGGACTAATTCGCGGGCGTGGTTGAGAAATTGACTGTCTTCGGTTAATTGCGCGATCGCGTTTTGATTCTCTCTGGAAAGGTTACGATGTTCGACTTCGTTTTTGGCTTCTATTTGTTCGACATTCGCCCGCAGTTGATGCAATTCTTTACGAGTTTCTGACCAGTTTCGTTGTATCGTAGCTACCCAGGAGTAAGGTTCTTCAGGATCTAGTTGTTCTTGGATACGTTTGACGGTTTCTTCGAGGGTATGGAAACGCTGACGTAGTTCAAAGATGTCTTCGCGAGGATATTTTACTTCTTGACGAATCATATTCAAACGCATGGCTAAGTATTGATAGCCGCGAATTGTGGGACGCAGGGCAGTTAAAAGGATTGTTGCCGCAGAACTAGCATAACCGACAACGCTGATTCCTGCGGCTGCTAACCAGTATAAGGCGATCGCGGAAATTAGATGCAGTGCGATCGCTACTACTAATGACCAGCGAGAAACTATTTTTACATAGTTAATTTTCTTTTGGTCAACGGGAATATTTTTTTCCTCCGATACCGCCGCTTCTGCTAATACTTCCCTCGCATCAAAATAAACGTTCCAAGGTACAGTTACAATTACCAATAACCACCAAAAAGAAGCAATTCCAATCAACCAATCAACTAAACTTCCCGCCGGAATATGCAGCCATTGCAAAATTCCATAGGTAAGTAAAATTATTATCCCGAAACCTATACTCGAACCGATGTAAGATAAATACATAAATCTTGTCCTGAAACTTAACTCTTCTCCCCGATTTTGAGGAGATTTTTCGTCAATATTTCCGAGTTATGTGATACTTTCTCAACTTGCACCTCAGTTGATAACTTCTCCCCTAACCCCTCTCCTGAAAGCAGAGGAGAGAAGTCGATTATTAAGCTATTCAAACAACAAATCTCTAATTTCGATAATTAACTATAATTAAAAACTATTTCAACCATTTTGGTAGTGCAGTCACCTCGATCTAGAAATAGTTAAGCCGATTTCATCTAATTACTCTCTCTTCCCTGCGAGGAAAGGTGGTTGGGGGGTTAGGTAATTCCTATTAGAAAATGAAACAGCCCTGACATTTTGTATTCTTACAAAAAACTTGCTCATGTGACAATCAAATAAGTGACACACCACAAACCAGATTTTTCCCATCGATGTAGTTTAGGCTATAGTCAACAAATACTAAACTTTAGATTGATGACAGAAATCTTTTTTTACCTTTTCGGTGAGTTAATTTTCTGGGGACTTTGTTATCTCACCGGACGAATTTTAATTCGCTTAATTTCTTTCGGAAAAGTTCGTGTCGCCCACAAACCACCTCGTCGCAGTTTAGTCAATAGTCAGTTAAATAATCTTAGTAATAATTCGCAGCTTTTAGTCAGAAATCGCGATTATATTTTACTCTCATTTACGGCAACTTGCTGGCTGGGTTTAATCGTTTGGTTATTAGTTTTTTTAACTATTATTTTCTCAATTCTTCTTAGCTAAATTCAGCGAATTATGCTAATTTTCTCTCAAAATTACCAGCCGCGAATTAAATAACTTCTCCACAAAGGTTCCTTATCGGGATCGCTTGCATCTCTTTTCAACAAACGCCAAGTTTTCCCTTCTATTTGTCGCTGTAAATAAATATCAAATTCATTTTGTTCTTGCGTAACTTTTTGATTCGGCAAATCCAGCTTAACTTTATAAATTCCTTGGAGATGATAAGTAGCTAACTTATTCACATAAAGTGGTTCCAAAAGATTCACCTTAACTCCAGCAATTTCAAACTCAGGATTTGCCGCATTTAACTGCTGACCAATTTGCTTTTGTACGAGTTCCAACTGAAGCGCGATCGCCTTTTTCACCAAATTCCCATCCGGTGCAGATTCAATCGGTGGTTTTGCCGCCCCGCAAGCAGTTAATAGTATAATTAAAATACCCGTTATCATCAACCGAAACCAGCTATTTTTCATCATAATTACCTCCGAAAAAATCAATGAAAAGAATTCTTGTAATTAGTCTACTTATTTCTTTAACTTTCAACTGCTTATTTACCTTACTAGGGGGAATATTTTTAGCCAAACGAGGCGGTTTACCTTACTTGTTCGATTACCTTTCCCGTTCGACCAAAAATAACTCTTCACCCCCATTATTAACTTCACCCACTTACCTGCATCAAACCAGTCAATTCGAGCTACTAACAATCAATAATGATAGCATAATCTTTTTAGGAGATAGTCTTACTGCTGAGGGAAAATGGTCGGAGTTATTTGCTAACCCAAAAATCAAAAATCGTGGTATTGGTGGCGACACTACAGTTGGCTTGTTAGCTAGATTAGATAAAATCATTGAATCTCAACCGCAGAAAATCTTTTTAATGATTGGGGTGAATGATATTTATCAAGGCGTTTCAGCAAATACAGTGTACAATAATTATCGCACAATTTTAGAGAGATTCACTCAAGAAACACCAAGAACTCAAGTATATATTCAAAGCATTTTACCAATCAACAAAAACTTAGTAATTTATCCCACAGCCGCCAATAATCAACAAATTAGCCAATTAAATAGTCAACTGAAACAACTAGCCGCCGAATTCAGTTATACTTATGTGGACATCTTTGACTCTTTAGCAGACGAAGAAAATAACCTCAAGCCAATTTATACTCATGATGGCATACATTTAAACGGTCAAGGATATCGACCGTGGAAAGAAATCCTCGCCGAATATGTAAACGATAATTAAGCAAGATTGCAAAAATTGAAAATATGAGCAAAAAAACTCTTAATTTGAACGAACAACTATATGATTATCTGTTAGCAACATCTTTGCGAGAGCCAGAAATTCTGCGGCAACTACGAGAGGAAACAGATAAATTACCTGGTAGTCAAATGCAGATAGCGCCCGAACAAGGTCAATTTATGGCTTTATTAGTGCAATTGTTGGGTGCGAAAAAGACTTTAGATATTGGTGTCTATACAGGTTATAGTTCATTAAGTGTAGCTTTAGCGCTTCCGGCTGAGGGAAAAGTCATTGCTTGCGATACCAGCGAAGAGTCTGTTGCGATCGCGCAACGTTATTGGAAACTAGCCGCAGTTGCCGATAAAATAGACTTACGCCTCGCACCAGCATTGGAGACTTTAGAAACACTGTTGGCTGGAGGAGAAGCAGAAACCTTTGATTTTGTCTTTATTGACGCAGATAAAGCTAATTACCCGAATTATTATGAAAAATCTTTGCAACTGATTCGTCAAGGAGGATTAATCGCCGTAGATAATGTTTTGTGGGGGGGAAAAGTCGCTGATTCCAGCATACAAGATCGCCGTACCCAAAATATCCGTGATTTTAACCAAAAATTACTTCAAGATGAACGAGTAGTTATCAGTTTAGTGCCGATCGCTGATGGACTTACCCTAGCATTAAAGAGATAAGCATATAAATTAATAAATGTCAAGAGCAAAAATGGCGTTGAAGAAATTAGCTGTCAAGTTTCTCGAACGATAATTTTCGCGTAAAAAATGGGCAAAATAAGCTCGTATCTACATCAGAAAAACCCACTTCACCTAACCAATATTTTGCTGAAGAGAGAGGCATCTAGCCATGCAACCACCCATTCCCACCGGAACAATCTTACAAAACCATTACCGGATTAAAAAAGTTCTCGGTAAAGGAGGATTTGGTCGAACTTATATTGCCGAAGATATCACCAGATTCGACGAAATTTGCGTTCTCAAAGAATATAATCCCGGGAAACAAGATGCTTATGTCTTAGAAAAATCGAAAGAACTATTTCAGAGAGAAGCCCAAGTTCTCTATAAAATTGACCATCCCCAAATTCCGAAATTTCGAGGTACATTTGCGGCAGGGAGACGATTATTTTTAGTCCAAGATTTTGTCGAAGGAACATCTTATAACAACTTACTCAAACGCCGACGTAAAGAAGGACAAACCTTTTCCCAAGTAGAAGCCTTTGAATTTCTCCAGCAAATGTTACCAGTATTGGAACATATCCACAGCAAAGGAATAATTCACCGCGATATCTCCCCAGATAATATCATTTTACGAAAACGCGATCGCCTGCCCGTACTGATCGATTTTGGCGCAGTCAAAGAAGGTGTCGCCAAAATTCAAGAAGGAGGACAACTCGAAGGAACAACCCTAGGAAAAATCGGTTATTCCCCCGACGAACAACTGCGAACCGGGAAAGTTTTCCCCAATAGCGACCTTTACGCATTAGGAGTAACCGCAGTCGTCTTAATGACCGGACGAGAACCCCAAGACTTACTCGACCAAAATACAATGACTTGGCGCTGGCAGCAATGGATACCCACACTTAACGTCCATTTTGGCGGTATTTTAAATCGAATGTTGAGCGCCAGACCACAAAATCGCTATCAGTCAGCCACCGAAGTAGCCCAAGCTTTGCGTTCCATTGCTTCCCTAATTACCACACCAACACCACCACCCGAACCAAATGCGGCAACTGTCATTAACAACAAAACTAAACTTTCACCTACAACTACTTTAAAATCTGGTACTCAGACAA
The Oscillatoria salina IIICB1 genome window above contains:
- a CDS encoding PEP-CTERM sorting domain-containing protein (PEP-CTERM proteins occur, often in large numbers, in the proteomes of bacteria that also encode an exosortase, a predicted intramembrane cysteine proteinase. The presence of a PEP-CTERM domain at a protein's C-terminus predicts cleavage within the sorting domain, followed by covalent anchoring to some some component of the (usually Gram-negative) cell surface. Many PEP-CTERM proteins exhibit an unusual sequence composition that includes large numbers of potential glycosylation sites. Expression of one such protein has been shown restore the ability of a bacterium to form floc, a type of biofilm.), producing the protein MSQAKQLTKLAVGSAIAALGLFGADSALAVKIDFDEAVAPGTGVAVTDQWEADYGVKFSSSTKELWLYNSDCSGNTCTGDDPDLATGAAFGTDSQGNVLIIQENLGAGAEPDDNNGRGTFTFDFSSLGSVLFENIALLDLDEAGLPKFEFTFADGLTQVFSNLNDSDAGVTLLNPSRPKNNSLREYAFNLENVVKLDVTLPGSGAVAYLQYQEAETVPEPATVLSLLAFGALGATGLIKRKQKEC
- the tsaD gene encoding tRNA (adenosine(37)-N6)-threonylcarbamoyltransferase complex transferase subunit TsaD gives rise to the protein MAAILALETSCDETAVAIVNNRKVLSSVVASQIEIHRQYGGVVPEVASRQHLESINFCVDRAFAEADLTWDAIDGIAATCAPGLVGALLVGVMTAKSLAIVREKPFLGVHHLEGHIYASYLAQPDLEPPFLCLLVSGGHTSLIYVKDCGIYETLGRTRDDAAGEAFDKVARLLDLGYPGGPVIDKLAKEGNPRAFALPEGRVSLPDGGYHPYDSSFSGLKTAVLRLVQKLAQERGEVPVADVAASFQETVARSLTKKTIACALDYGLKTIVVGGGVAANSGLRQHLQAAAETHDLRVFFPPLKLCTDNAAMIACAAADRFQKGDVSPLTLGVSSRMGLTEVMQLYAS
- a CDS encoding Photosystem I reaction center subunit III; translation: MAKILAFLLAFVLWFGFAPTANADVAGLVPCSESPAFQSREFRNTTADPASGQKRKERYSEAYCGPEGLPHLIVDGRISRAGDFIIPSILFLYIAGWIGWVGRAYLRTVREDKNSEMKEIIIDVPLAIKFMLSGFAWPLAALGQLASGDLTAKETEIPVSPR
- the psaJ gene encoding photosystem I reaction center subunit IX; translated protein: MKNFLTFLSTAPVLFMAWMTITAGILIEFNRFFPDLLFHPMP
- the dnaG gene encoding DNA primase, producing the protein MEVPRLHPNTIEEVKQRVDIVEAISDRVILRKSGREFKGLCPFHEEKTPSFTVSPSKQLYHCFGCGASGNVFKFFTELDKRSFAEVVFDLARRYQVPIQTLAPEEHQEFQRQLSIREQLYEILAVTASFYQHALRQPQGESVLAYLQSQRKFSEATIQQFGLGYAPAGWDTLSRYLVEAKRYPVGLVEQAGLIKPRKSGDGYIDRFRDRLMIPINDYQGRIIGFGGRSLGDEQPKYLNSPETQLFDKSKTLFALNRAKNEISKQDCAIVVEGYFDAIALHAVGITNVVASLGTALAENQLKLLLRYSESKQVILNFDADSAGTTATQRAITEIESLVYSGQVQLRILHLPDGKDADEFLKSSPDAVDKYRYLIANSPLWLDWQLQQLLVDKNLKDAYEYQQVAAAMVKLLNRMENPHGRTYYLQKCAELLAGKDSQLVDFNRKNLLIQLKKPELRPEIKKEREPINRPVDKQKSLVRVAESLLLRIYLHCPKYREEIINNLEEKDLNFLSYAHSFLWEKILELQAEQPELLGDKENQLISQVQNRMLEYPEEMTQVSQLFYIDEEITGKQGEDIDRTPLIMRAALNSLEQAVLEGRKRYCVEMWNKLDLATERSRQEYYSQEIINLRQRIYQLEKQRSFSIIDITKMSSF
- the tftA gene encoding hormogonium tapered terminus morphoprotein TftA, with product MGRIFLSAGHGGVEAGRIDPGAIAGGTTEAQQMILLRDQIVPELRSRGFEVFYVPDDLSLRQTIDWINIRARNDDVALEIHADAFSNPDVRGASVFYIAGNNARKKHAELLLVSLLRRVPQLPSRGVKPDTATAVGSLGFCRQVAIPSLLMEVGFLTNPEDRALLRNQRREIAMGIADGLAGWSRDVSGVEPPPAYPAINIRVNGQTYAEQGILINNNSYIPIDLVDRLGVDLTQEPTIRLVEYRGVVYVKAVELRDFNVSISWDNATRSVVLRTNLQICPGQLDRIMGHGNTSEVQLIVFLKANNENALTLFPDLPKLYREEASIEGVNYDIAFSQMCLETNFLRFGGSLRPSQNNFAGLGTVGGGSEGATFPSARIGVRAHIQHLKAYASVEPLVQELVDPRFEFVTRGIAPLVQQLSGRWTANPNYGEQIMAIVRRLYESANLL
- a CDS encoding GDSL-type esterase/lipase family protein, yielding MKRILVISLLISLTFNCLFTLLGGIFLAKRGGLPYLFDYLSRSTKNNSSPPLLTSPTYLHQTSQFELLTINNDSIIFLGDSLTAEGKWSELFANPKIKNRGIGGDTTVGLLARLDKIIESQPQKIFLMIGVNDIYQGVSANTVYNNYRTILERFTQETPRTQVYIQSILPINKNLVIYPTAANNQQISQLNSQLKQLAAEFSYTYVDIFDSLADEENNLKPIYTHDGIHLNGQGYRPWKEILAEYVNDN
- a CDS encoding class I SAM-dependent methyltransferase gives rise to the protein MSKKTLNLNEQLYDYLLATSLREPEILRQLREETDKLPGSQMQIAPEQGQFMALLVQLLGAKKTLDIGVYTGYSSLSVALALPAEGKVIACDTSEESVAIAQRYWKLAAVADKIDLRLAPALETLETLLAGGEAETFDFVFIDADKANYPNYYEKSLQLIRQGGLIAVDNVLWGGKVADSSIQDRRTQNIRDFNQKLLQDERVVISLVPIADGLTLALKR
- a CDS encoding protein kinase domain-containing protein: MQPPIPTGTILQNHYRIKKVLGKGGFGRTYIAEDITRFDEICVLKEYNPGKQDAYVLEKSKELFQREAQVLYKIDHPQIPKFRGTFAAGRRLFLVQDFVEGTSYNNLLKRRRKEGQTFSQVEAFEFLQQMLPVLEHIHSKGIIHRDISPDNIILRKRDRLPVLIDFGAVKEGVAKIQEGGQLEGTTLGKIGYSPDEQLRTGKVFPNSDLYALGVTAVVLMTGREPQDLLDQNTMTWRWQQWIPTLNVHFGGILNRMLSARPQNRYQSATEVAQALRSIASLITTPTPPPEPNAATVINNKTKLSPTTTLKSGTQTTYQNHTRMGTSIRKKNSLASQTKTLWAIGIGSILFVIVLFGVLVKTLVPTAEVASSNQPKVADNSPSESVNPVAENSTSTSGQSPAKTSEPKSLTPSPEPTVTIKRLPSIRLNLQPGINKVAGSLNKNEARFYILSLEEGQNLKIQSSGSAIMNVLAPNREPVNDRANQVQEWQGILPTSGSYYLELILPEGVNDSDYKLEMTLSE